The following are encoded together in the Oncorhynchus masou masou isolate Uvic2021 chromosome 5, UVic_Omas_1.1, whole genome shotgun sequence genome:
- the LOC135539864 gene encoding leucine-rich repeat flightless-interacting protein 1-like isoform X2: MHSGALERAGSPRKRTLSRGVSEDESLRNIIKETEGSTRRLTHSDSRGGTLKRRSGSQSVEDQELMELPEMNDLQASYDDVLQELRGLELQRETLLFQVDVLQDALEGAEEMLAEAQREASHATMEVEREREAKRKLEDIVSSLMQEVERLKEERNTISAVPVYTLVKEQEREDEMARQQAPEIKIKKGAQEQIRDAPRDEDNSRQDAPLSIIRLDSEGPGPNNGLSSETSTGGLLASFFKKGRGEQPSDSLTRPSPIHVARLVSSEDVADGAQDSFTKFTKIVNKTFGPLSLGSQTPGSNQEENGRDLSPDRNNDTDSISAYEDACADMPELEEGDGPRLPHDEDSPVADEGDLLNGNEPKSIKNPNESCILS; this comes from the exons ATGCATTCCGGGGCATTGGAAAGAGCTGGGTCACCGAGGAAAAGGACACTTTCTCGGGGAGTGAGCGAGGATGAGTCACTTCGCAACATTATCAAGGAG ACGGAGGGTTCGACCAGGCGTCTGACGCACAGTGACAGCAGAGGGGGGACCCTCAAGAGGAGAAGTGGGAGTCAG TCTGTGGAAGATCAGGAACTGATGGAACTCCCTGAGATG AATGACCTGCAGGCGAGCTACGACGATGTGTTGCAGGAGCTGCGTGGGCTGGAGCTGCAGCGGGAGACTCTGTTGTTCCAGGTGGACGTTCTGCAGGACGCCCTGGAGGGGGCCGAGGAGATGCTGGCTGAGGCCCAGAGAGAGGCCAGCCACGCCACCATG GaggtggagcgagagagagaggcaaagaggaaGTTGGAGGACATTGTCAGTTCTCTGATGCAGGAGGTGGAGAGGCTAAAAGAG GAGAGGAACACCATATCAGCAGTCCCAGTGTACACACTTGTCAAGGAGCAGGAGAGGGAAGATGAGATGGCTAGACAACAAGCCCCAGAGATTAAAATCAAAAAGGGAGCACAGGAACAAATCAGGGATGCGCCAAGGGATGAGGACAATTCTCGCCAAGATGCACCCCTCTCTATTATCCGATTGGACAGTGAGGGCCCCGGGCCCAACAATGGGCTATCATCTGAGACCAGCACTGGGGGGCTGCTAGCTTCCTTCTTCAAAAAGGGGAGGGGGGAGCAGCCTTCTGACAGTCTGACCCGGCCCTCTCCTATCCACGTTGCCCGGCTGGTGTCCTCTGAGGACGTAGCAGATGGGGCACAGGACAGCTTCACCAAGTTCACAAAGATAGTCAACAAGACCTTTGGGCCGTTGTCACTCGGTAGCCAGACCCCCGGGAGCAATCAGGAGGAGAATGGGCGTGACCTCTCCCCCGACAGGAACAATGACACAGACAGCATCAGCGCCTATGAAGATGCCTGCGCTGACATGCCCGAGCTGGAAGAGGGTGACGGGCCAAGGCTGCCCCATGATGAAGACTCCCCAGTAGCTGATGAGGGAGATCTGTTGAATGGCAACGAACCCAAAAGCATCAAAAACCCCAATGAATCTTGCATTCTGTCGTAA
- the LOC135539864 gene encoding leucine-rich repeat flightless-interacting protein 1-like isoform X3, with translation MHSGALERAGSPRKRTLSRGVSEDESLRNIIKETEGSTRRLTHSDSRGGTLKRRSGSQNDLQASYDDVLQELRGLELQRETLLFQVDVLQDALEGAEEMLAEAQREASHATMEVEREREAKRKLEDIVSSLMQEVERLKEERNTISAVPVYTLVKEQEREDEMARQQAPEIKIKKGAQEQIRDAPRDEDNSRQDAPLSIIRLDSEGPGPNNGLSSETSTGGLLASFFKKGRGEQPSDSLTRPSPIHVARLVSSEDVADGAQDSFTKFTKIVNKTFGPLSLGSQTPGSNQEENGRDLSPDRNNDTDSISAYEDACADMPELEEGDGPRLPHDEDSPVADEGDLLNGNEPKSIKNPNESCILS, from the exons ATGCATTCCGGGGCATTGGAAAGAGCTGGGTCACCGAGGAAAAGGACACTTTCTCGGGGAGTGAGCGAGGATGAGTCACTTCGCAACATTATCAAGGAG ACGGAGGGTTCGACCAGGCGTCTGACGCACAGTGACAGCAGAGGGGGGACCCTCAAGAGGAGAAGTGGGAGTCAG AATGACCTGCAGGCGAGCTACGACGATGTGTTGCAGGAGCTGCGTGGGCTGGAGCTGCAGCGGGAGACTCTGTTGTTCCAGGTGGACGTTCTGCAGGACGCCCTGGAGGGGGCCGAGGAGATGCTGGCTGAGGCCCAGAGAGAGGCCAGCCACGCCACCATG GaggtggagcgagagagagaggcaaagaggaaGTTGGAGGACATTGTCAGTTCTCTGATGCAGGAGGTGGAGAGGCTAAAAGAG GAGAGGAACACCATATCAGCAGTCCCAGTGTACACACTTGTCAAGGAGCAGGAGAGGGAAGATGAGATGGCTAGACAACAAGCCCCAGAGATTAAAATCAAAAAGGGAGCACAGGAACAAATCAGGGATGCGCCAAGGGATGAGGACAATTCTCGCCAAGATGCACCCCTCTCTATTATCCGATTGGACAGTGAGGGCCCCGGGCCCAACAATGGGCTATCATCTGAGACCAGCACTGGGGGGCTGCTAGCTTCCTTCTTCAAAAAGGGGAGGGGGGAGCAGCCTTCTGACAGTCTGACCCGGCCCTCTCCTATCCACGTTGCCCGGCTGGTGTCCTCTGAGGACGTAGCAGATGGGGCACAGGACAGCTTCACCAAGTTCACAAAGATAGTCAACAAGACCTTTGGGCCGTTGTCACTCGGTAGCCAGACCCCCGGGAGCAATCAGGAGGAGAATGGGCGTGACCTCTCCCCCGACAGGAACAATGACACAGACAGCATCAGCGCCTATGAAGATGCCTGCGCTGACATGCCCGAGCTGGAAGAGGGTGACGGGCCAAGGCTGCCCCATGATGAAGACTCCCCAGTAGCTGATGAGGGAGATCTGTTGAATGGCAACGAACCCAAAAGCATCAAAAACCCCAATGAATCTTGCATTCTGTCGTAA
- the LOC135539864 gene encoding leucine-rich repeat flightless-interacting protein 2-like isoform X4, with protein MHSGALERAGSPRKRTLSRGVSEDESLRNIIKEQSVEDQELMELPEMNDLQASYDDVLQELRGLELQRETLLFQVDVLQDALEGAEEMLAEAQREASHATMEVEREREAKRKLEDIVSSLMQEVERLKEERNTISAVPVYTLVKEQEREDEMARQQAPEIKIKKGAQEQIRDAPRDEDNSRQDAPLSIIRLDSEGPGPNNGLSSETSTGGLLASFFKKGRGEQPSDSLTRPSPIHVARLVSSEDVADGAQDSFTKFTKIVNKTFGPLSLGSQTPGSNQEENGRDLSPDRNNDTDSISAYEDACADMPELEEGDGPRLPHDEDSPVADEGDLLNGNEPKSIKNPNESCILS; from the exons ATGCATTCCGGGGCATTGGAAAGAGCTGGGTCACCGAGGAAAAGGACACTTTCTCGGGGAGTGAGCGAGGATGAGTCACTTCGCAACATTATCAAGGAG CAGTCTGTGGAAGATCAGGAACTGATGGAACTCCCTGAGATG AATGACCTGCAGGCGAGCTACGACGATGTGTTGCAGGAGCTGCGTGGGCTGGAGCTGCAGCGGGAGACTCTGTTGTTCCAGGTGGACGTTCTGCAGGACGCCCTGGAGGGGGCCGAGGAGATGCTGGCTGAGGCCCAGAGAGAGGCCAGCCACGCCACCATG GaggtggagcgagagagagaggcaaagaggaaGTTGGAGGACATTGTCAGTTCTCTGATGCAGGAGGTGGAGAGGCTAAAAGAG GAGAGGAACACCATATCAGCAGTCCCAGTGTACACACTTGTCAAGGAGCAGGAGAGGGAAGATGAGATGGCTAGACAACAAGCCCCAGAGATTAAAATCAAAAAGGGAGCACAGGAACAAATCAGGGATGCGCCAAGGGATGAGGACAATTCTCGCCAAGATGCACCCCTCTCTATTATCCGATTGGACAGTGAGGGCCCCGGGCCCAACAATGGGCTATCATCTGAGACCAGCACTGGGGGGCTGCTAGCTTCCTTCTTCAAAAAGGGGAGGGGGGAGCAGCCTTCTGACAGTCTGACCCGGCCCTCTCCTATCCACGTTGCCCGGCTGGTGTCCTCTGAGGACGTAGCAGATGGGGCACAGGACAGCTTCACCAAGTTCACAAAGATAGTCAACAAGACCTTTGGGCCGTTGTCACTCGGTAGCCAGACCCCCGGGAGCAATCAGGAGGAGAATGGGCGTGACCTCTCCCCCGACAGGAACAATGACACAGACAGCATCAGCGCCTATGAAGATGCCTGCGCTGACATGCCCGAGCTGGAAGAGGGTGACGGGCCAAGGCTGCCCCATGATGAAGACTCCCCAGTAGCTGATGAGGGAGATCTGTTGAATGGCAACGAACCCAAAAGCATCAAAAACCCCAATGAATCTTGCATTCTGTCGTAA
- the LOC135539864 gene encoding leucine-rich repeat flightless-interacting protein 1-like isoform X1 has translation MHSGALERAGSPRKRTLSRGVSEDESLRNIIKETEGSTRRLTHSDSRGGTLKRRSGSQQSVEDQELMELPEMNDLQASYDDVLQELRGLELQRETLLFQVDVLQDALEGAEEMLAEAQREASHATMEVEREREAKRKLEDIVSSLMQEVERLKEERNTISAVPVYTLVKEQEREDEMARQQAPEIKIKKGAQEQIRDAPRDEDNSRQDAPLSIIRLDSEGPGPNNGLSSETSTGGLLASFFKKGRGEQPSDSLTRPSPIHVARLVSSEDVADGAQDSFTKFTKIVNKTFGPLSLGSQTPGSNQEENGRDLSPDRNNDTDSISAYEDACADMPELEEGDGPRLPHDEDSPVADEGDLLNGNEPKSIKNPNESCILS, from the exons ATGCATTCCGGGGCATTGGAAAGAGCTGGGTCACCGAGGAAAAGGACACTTTCTCGGGGAGTGAGCGAGGATGAGTCACTTCGCAACATTATCAAGGAG ACGGAGGGTTCGACCAGGCGTCTGACGCACAGTGACAGCAGAGGGGGGACCCTCAAGAGGAGAAGTGGGAGTCAG CAGTCTGTGGAAGATCAGGAACTGATGGAACTCCCTGAGATG AATGACCTGCAGGCGAGCTACGACGATGTGTTGCAGGAGCTGCGTGGGCTGGAGCTGCAGCGGGAGACTCTGTTGTTCCAGGTGGACGTTCTGCAGGACGCCCTGGAGGGGGCCGAGGAGATGCTGGCTGAGGCCCAGAGAGAGGCCAGCCACGCCACCATG GaggtggagcgagagagagaggcaaagaggaaGTTGGAGGACATTGTCAGTTCTCTGATGCAGGAGGTGGAGAGGCTAAAAGAG GAGAGGAACACCATATCAGCAGTCCCAGTGTACACACTTGTCAAGGAGCAGGAGAGGGAAGATGAGATGGCTAGACAACAAGCCCCAGAGATTAAAATCAAAAAGGGAGCACAGGAACAAATCAGGGATGCGCCAAGGGATGAGGACAATTCTCGCCAAGATGCACCCCTCTCTATTATCCGATTGGACAGTGAGGGCCCCGGGCCCAACAATGGGCTATCATCTGAGACCAGCACTGGGGGGCTGCTAGCTTCCTTCTTCAAAAAGGGGAGGGGGGAGCAGCCTTCTGACAGTCTGACCCGGCCCTCTCCTATCCACGTTGCCCGGCTGGTGTCCTCTGAGGACGTAGCAGATGGGGCACAGGACAGCTTCACCAAGTTCACAAAGATAGTCAACAAGACCTTTGGGCCGTTGTCACTCGGTAGCCAGACCCCCGGGAGCAATCAGGAGGAGAATGGGCGTGACCTCTCCCCCGACAGGAACAATGACACAGACAGCATCAGCGCCTATGAAGATGCCTGCGCTGACATGCCCGAGCTGGAAGAGGGTGACGGGCCAAGGCTGCCCCATGATGAAGACTCCCCAGTAGCTGATGAGGGAGATCTGTTGAATGGCAACGAACCCAAAAGCATCAAAAACCCCAATGAATCTTGCATTCTGTCGTAA